Within Triticum dicoccoides isolate Atlit2015 ecotype Zavitan chromosome 1B, WEW_v2.0, whole genome shotgun sequence, the genomic segment AGCATGTGTCCGCAGCCTTGAGTGCATGAACCTGGTACATAGTTCACTAGGTTAACCAACACTCAGAAGTTCTTAAAGCAATAGAAAAAAGTCAGACCAGAAAACAAGCCCCAGAAACAGCAAGGAATGAAATAAAATATTACCTGAATGTTCCTTCAAGTTCTTGTTCCTCACTTGCAAGATGACCGAAGTCAGGGGATATAGCTCTCAGGAAACCCAATCCTAGTAACATGTAAGCATACAATATACCAACTCCTCTTCGGCCGGACAAAAGCTTCATTCTCCATGTAAACCTAGCGAGTGATATCCATAGGCATTGTTACGCGAATTTTACATGCTAACCAAAGATTAAACCAAGCAGATATCAGGGCTGATTCCTAGGATAACTCACCAAAGAATGTCAACTAGTGGCTTTACCATTCCAGTAACCAAGCTAGCAAGGTCAGTTGTCAACTTATCCACATCAAGTGTTAGTCTTTGGTCTGCATCGATACTTTTACCTGACATATTGAATACCTGAAAACATATACTAGAATAACTTAGCTTCAGTCAAAACCCACAATGTTAACTCTGTTTGACATGCAGTCTTATTTCACAACCAGATCTCATGCACACCATCAGTTGACCAAAACCCTGTCCAGGCCTCATCAAAAGACTTAGCCTAACAGACAACCCTTCCCACGGATCACTGAGAGACAATTTGAATACACGAGCAAATACAGGATATACCTTGTAGAATGCATTTTTTCTCAAATAATATTGAAGCAAATGGTTGGTCAAACGAATTCGCCATCCAAGGGCAAGTCTTGAAGTAAGGGTTCTGTAAAGACATAAATTATCAAAGCCATGAAATTAAACATACGCAGAAATAATCATCAACCGACAAGTTTGGCCAAGAAGAACAGCTTGGGCAAGCACCAAACCAAAAGCAGCAGGTTATTCATTTAAACCAACTTAAAAAGTGATTATGCATGATCCCATGTCAAAAGAGTCTACTGGGTGCACATAAACAAGTTACCTCAGAGATGGTGCGACGAAAGAATTTGCCGCACTCTGCAGAACACTGACGCCAACCAACCGAACAAAAGCAGCTTTATCCTGCTCCAAGACAAACTTCACAGTAGTCCCTGAAGATGAGATGAATCAGACAAGAATTTCATGTGCAACTCTTCTGATAATAGAAGATATTGAAGAAACCAACCATTCAGTGAAGCAATACGATCCGAGATCACAGTGCGAGAGAAAATAAGTAGAGCAACAGAAAGCAACTGCCCTCCTTGTTTATCAAGTAATTTAGGAACCTGGGAAGCAAGATGAGAACATTGTTagactttatattattttttaaacATATTAACATCAGATATAAGTTTCCTTGAAATAATTTCATATGTTTCATCCCATATATGTAATGCCAGGTTCTTCCTTAGTACATGTATTGCCTCAGTATACTCGAATTCTCAAATTGCTAGCACCTGCTGGCGTAAAATCTCAAAATTCTAACATCTCAGATACAAGAACAACTGGCTATTAACAAGATGCAGCATCCAAAGACACTATTGACTCATTGGAACAAAAAATCGAAGAGAACAAGTTTAAGCATGAAACAGAACATACCAATATTTTGAGCATTGCAGCTGCTCTCAGAGGGAGCGGCCTTGGGGAGCATTGCAAATGTGGGATTACAGGTGTTCGTACTGCTTGTCCTGTTTCCAACTTGGGGGAATTTGCTATGACCTTTGTAGAGTAGGAATCCTTGGACCTTAATGAAGCATTGCTCTAGTAAAGAAAATACATAAAACTGTGTCACAGCCAATATTCAGTTGATAATAATGGAATAGACATACCAGGTAATTATATACCTTCGCCCTGTTCATAAAAGCCCTTTGAACAGTTAGGGCATCCGATTTACGTTCAGTTTCCAGTGATGTAAGTTCAGACTCTTCAGTGTAAAAGGATGAGTCATCCCTGCAAAATCAAGAGCGATATTAAGCTTACATGAATTAATTTTGGACCAATAAACATTCAGTGAATTATTTCAGGATGTATTACCTTCTGTGCTGAACATCCCACCCTCCTTCACCGTCCAATGACAAAACAATATTATGAAATGCAACTAATGCTGGGCGATGAGATATTGTTATGCACGATGTTCCCATCGCTCGAACCTTTTTGCAAAACCGTTCTTCCATATCAATTGTCACGGCACTAGTACACTCATCAAGAAtagcaaactttggcttatggtagaaCAGCCTGGCCATTCCTAATCTTTGTTGCTCGCCAAGGGATAGCTCATCACCCCAGTTAACTTCCTTGTCAAGAGGATAACGTTCTAGCAAGTATTCCAGATCAACCTGCAAAAGGAGCATCATTACAAATTCCAGCAGGTTAAGAGACATAACTCAAGAAGCCATGATGTAAAATACAGATATCATATCGATACAAAGACTTACATTCTTTAGAAGATCCACCATGCCATCATAGCTAAGTGGTTCAGTCTCCTGATCAGCTGTGAGAGGATAGATTAGCTGTTCGCGAAGTGTGCCAACAGCTGTGTATGGTCTTTGTGGGACATAAAAGATTTCCTTGTTAAGATCGGAACCAACACCAGGTTTGACAATATGGCCAGATACTAGCGGCCATAGGCCCCCAAGGACCCGAAAAAGGGAGCTTTTTCCACTACCATTGGGACCTGAAATAAGAGCAAAATATCAGTGTCAACACTTCATTTACATGGAATTTCATGCAAACATACATGGATTATGAACAGTTGGCACTGAGAGTTTGGTTGTACTGGATAATTTTAAGAATATAAGCATCCTTTCAAGTAGATGCACTTAAACAGCATATGCACGACTTTCGCGTCGCCTGTTGTCGCAGAATCCAATCATTTTTCAGACATAAAACCCGGAGTGGTAACTCCTAGTAAGTAGTAACTGAGCTTCCCTCAAAAGAAAAAAGTAGTAACTGAGCTGATTACCAAATGATTGCCCTCAACACAACATTAATTTCATTGATGTAATCCAAACTTGCAAACTGGCAAATGCTATATTATCCAACTTTGTTTCATTGTTTTCAATTAATCTTCTTTCAGGACTAGTGTTCAAAATGTATGAAGCTGAACTCAGCGTGTTTTCAAATTACTACAGAACCTAACATATCCTTGTATTTACGCCCTAAGGGCGTATAATGGTAAAAGCAGCAGCCTATGAGCTTCATAAATATATGAAAACAAAATAGCAAAAAGAAATGTCATCATAGATAATTACAAGATCAGTTTGCAGTTTGATACAGAAAAGACTTATTTGCTAGTAAAATGTAAGTTCTCTTTAACTTCTAGTTTTATCAGATTACTCAAGGCTATAAGAGATTGAAACAGAGAGGCCAGAAATGAAACTACTTCAATGTAACGACATATCCTGTTTCATGGTTCATTACTGCAGGCAGTCTGATATCTGGATATGATTTACAGATGCTCTAGAACATGTAAAAGAAAAATATGCATGATGTTACATACATTCTCATAAGTGCTGGGTAGctgctctgtgtgtgtgtgttcattaaagcAAGCATTGCAATAGTTCAGCCAAAAGTCAAAATTTAATTGGCAGGAGAGGATTACCGGTGATTAAAAGATTAGATCCAGTTTCCACTCGGAGAGTTAAATCATCAACCAAAACATTCCCAGCAGGTGTCACCACCTGTAATCATTTCATATCAGAACGATGGAATTATGTGAGGAAACAGAAAGCGAATGTGCTCCTCCAAGCATGCTATTACCTTAACACCAGAAAATTCTATATGGTTTGCTTCGCTGATGTAATTCCCAACAGAAGAGCTGTGATTCAACGATCTATCACGGACCCCAGACAGCTCACGTGAAACATCTAGTAACTCACGAATCCGGTCTGCATAGCCACTGTCAAATTACAGTGAAAGTCCATTGTCAATCATGTCACAAAAAATATCAGAACTCGAAGACAGCAGAATACATCAGAGAGAGTAGGTGACAGGACCACAGTAAAGTTTGCCCTGCAAAATTACAGCCATAGTTGCATATATAGGCAACAGTTGTCTAGGTATACAAACTATAAAGAAGATAACCCATTCAAACAATCTTAAATATGGAAGGTCCCAGTGCAAAACTCTAATAGCTCCGCCAGTTCTCATACACTACAAGATTCAAAAGGTTCCTAAATCCAACAATAGGTAACAGGTCAGACTGAACAACGCACTGCCATAAATTGTGTTGTTTCAAAAGAACTCTTAAAATATGTACAAGAATGACAAAGAAAAACATAAGCTCGCAATATCAGCAAGCACTTAAACATTTTCACTTCTATCAAATGTCTATACTTCTGAAATATGCAAGCAATGCATCCTAAAATAACAGGATTGGAAATGAAATGAAACTATTCGGTGTAATCAATAGTTTTCACGACAGATGGATTTACCTCAGGATATTCAAACGCCTAGAGCTGATAGAAAGGGTCCCGAGAGACTGAAATAGTGCTATGATCACGCTCGTGTGGTATCGAAGGTTACTCAACATATCAGCCCTTCCTAGGGTAGATGAATCAGGTCTAAGGTCGCCGGAGAAGAACGGTTCGATAATAAGGACAACTGCTACAGTGGCACCGAAGTACTTCAGAAAGAAATCTTGAATCATGCCGAACCACCAGTTTTCATGGAGTACATGCTTCAAGTGCCCAACAAGAGCTCGGAATCGGTGCATAATATGATATTCTTCTCTCTTCTCACCACCATAAAATGCTACACTCTCAGCATGAGTTCTTAAGCGTGAATGAAGTTGACGATACTCCCCTTCTAAGTGCTGCTCTGTAGATTTCATCTTTCCAAAAGCAGGAGAGAAATTTCTAATTGCTCCACCAGCAACTAGTATATATCCCTGAAAGCATTTTGCATATTAATACATTATAGGAAAACCAAGGAAGCAAAACATATAAAAATTGAGCATTGCTCCTCATTGGTAGGGGTATTATCGTGTATTAAAATTATATCAATAATTACCAGAATCCAAAGCATGTATTTTGGACTAGCATAAGAACAGAGACGCCAGGTATATATCAACCCTTCTGCAACTGCAGCCAGATCATCCTGTACAAGTTCACTAAGTTCAGAACAGAACTTTGGTATATCACTCGCAATCCTTTGCTCCGGGTTCGATATTCGATGATCCACATGAGAGATCTTGTAGTAAACCATATTCTGGACATACAGAAGAAAAACCAGCAAGATATTAACACTGTATTCCAAAAGATCAAACTATTGATTAACCTGTATTTTAAAAGTATGTGCATGCACCATATGAATCTTCTGTATTTTTATAACAATTCTTCAGAAAGAAGAACATGAACTGATATGGCCACTACTTCAACATCAAATCAGAAAGAAAAGATATGACTTGACATGGCAACACAAACACAATTGACACCATCTCCAATAAATTAATAGAGAAAGCAAATTCAGCTAGCATAGAAAAAATTCTACTaagggaagagggaaaggaagcaaAATAGAAGAAACAGTAAATAGATTGCTTCATGAACAACCTAGAAGAAACAGCTAAATATCACATAAATGAGAGTGTTCATATTAAATTGAAAAGGAATGGCACATGAAAAGTAGATCAGTAATCCCCCAGTACTCTAGTTTTGGGTTTTGGGTTTGTAGTTTATATTCAGCTAGCAACAAGGTGCCCGGATGTTAATCTTTCATCAACTGTTATCTTTGGCGCACTGACAATACTTCTAAGCCACTGGTTATTATAATCCATCACATAATCCTCCCAAGCATACTGACTCGGAACCATATGAGCCCATTGTACTTCTtattttacaaaaaagaaaaacaTAAGTCGCTGatagacagaaacttgggaaaataaACAATATTATAATATTCTGGAGACCAACACAAGTGAGAAATGTGCGCAGCGcaaaggaacatataccacaaccaCTACGTAGTCATAATTGATCAACTGATGTACCTGGAAATAATCGGCATGGACGAGGTCTGTTAAAATTTTCTTGAAGCGCAAATTCAAAGACCCAGTTAGGTATTTTGAGGTCTGGTATACTGCTGATTGGAGAAAGCATAAGACCAGATTCTCTATAATTAGGCGGGTAAAGGTTGGAACACGCCGAAGAAATGCCGCTTTAAACAgaaagccttgaacttttgctaatCTGTGCCCGACCGCAGTACGCAGCACCTGAAAAGAAAACATACCAAAAGTAATGTCTGCGATCATTAAATACTTAGTACGCTTCAAATGCCATCTTAAATCCAACAGAAAATAGTAGTATCAGTGCTTTTTCTATATTGTCGCATCTGTGTACTACGTCACATTGAGAACGTTCAAAAGAGTAGGTGGACAACACGTGTGAGCTTAGCCATTTCAAATATCACCAGTCAAACATATGAAACGTGTATTCGCTTAAACTGTGCCACTGTGGCACTGCAGAAGCAACAAAAATGGGTCTCCTCAAACTTGCCATATATTTGCCTGCTCTATTAAGGAAGTAGAATGGGTGTCATGGATCCAAGCAGTATGGTCTTCATTGTCTTTACTATTAGCAGGACCAGCATGATTGCAGGCCAGATCGACGGTCACAAAAGTCCTTGTGTTTTTGTACACATACCAAAAAGGGGAACTTAATTATTGTGCAAAACTTAAACtcaaagctagctagctagctattcGCTTCTTCGGGCACGGTAAAAACATGACATTGCTTATGAAGAACTGTCAATTCTGCAAAATTCTCTGAACTTACGGCGGTCAGCATCAAGCCAAGAAGGTATCGCGTGCCGTTCGGGCCAATCTTCTTGAGCAGGATAGCGGCCAGGAAATGCAGGGACTTGAGCGCGCTCTTCCTCCGCTTCGACGTCGTCGTCCCAGCCAACCGGCCATCCGTGCCGCTGTGGCCCGGCCTTTCCCCGTTCCTGGCCAATGCATCGTCGCCGTCGTTGGCGGCTTCCGGACGGCCTCTCCTCCTCTGGCCCCGGCCCGACCGCGCGTACGCCAACGCCCCGCCAGCCACCAGCGCGCCGGAGACAACCGCCAGCGTCCTCCTGCTTCCACCCGAAATTGACAAGATTCAAGATTCCAAAACAAAAAATGATTTTCAGATACCAATCAGGGAGAACATGGTAGGGGGTGAAAAAGGACGGGGCTTTGGAGCTGAGCACGCGCGCACCTCCGGGACGCCAGCAGCCCCCGCCCGCGCTCGGTGAGCTGCAGCAGCTGCAGGGACGGCATCTCCCCGAAGCGGCGGCAGGCCGCGAGGCGCGACCTCCCCGGAGCAGCAGGCCGGAGGGGGGGAAGATCTTGCTATCTACGGCAGCGATGCGTGAGCCGCCGCGGAGCCGGGCCGCGCCTCCCGTCGGCGCGGCGCATCGTGGCTGGCCCTTTCTGCGTGCGTGCGTCCGCCGGGAGCACAGAAGGGGGGCCTCAGCCGCCTCCGAGATCGCCGCGGGAGGGCGCGCAGCCGGCGGAGGGGAATCTTGCGGCCAGAAAGGGGGCGGCGGCCTCGATCTCGGCGGAGAGATCCCCGGCGGTGGGGCGGTAGATGCCGGGAAGCAAGGGAGGCGGGTAGAGGGACAGGGGAGAGGAGATTGGGGGAGTAAAAAAATGGTGAGTACGAGAGACAAGTTGATGAGATTCAAGAGAGAGAGAGTCTGACAGacagcgatggagagagagagagagatttggaGGAGAAGACTCTCTGCAACTGCATCTGCTGCAATTTGCAAAAGCATCCTAATCATTTTGTTTGTTTCTTTTCTCTCATGTATGCTTTTTTTGTGTCAATCAATTATGTTATGTTTTCCATTTTATTTGAGTTATTTCCGTAATTCAGttttttaataataataataatatgtataACTCGAAGTCGAAACCTAGGGTCAGAATTATTAAGGTTGCGTCGATGCGAGAAGAAGGTATTGGTGACGAGACATGGTGTTTGGCTTTTGACTGGGTACTTTGAATCTATGAGCCAAAGAATGAAGTATATAGCAATATTCCGGATGGTATGGCGGAATACTTTGGCATTTCTTGGATTTAAAACCTTTCATAGAACGGTGAGAGCCGCGGTTGGCCGGGTGAGCAGATGGCAGCTCGAGTGAATGTAGATGTCCCAAACCCGTTCTACCGAGTTTGGGTAAAAGAACCATAGCAGACTCTGCACCTGGGTAGGAGCCGGACAAAGACGGAGAGATGGTCATCGTCTTCGTAGAGGGAGAGGGAGGGTCCCTATAgagatttaagagagagagagagagagagtgtgtgtgtgtgtgtgtgtgtgtggcggtggTAGAGAGAGAGAGCTGGAGAAACCTCTTTGCAACTGCATTGCTACAATTTGCAAAAgcatcctaagcatttttcttttttttctctatcctaTGTGCCTTTTGTGTCAAAATTGTGTTATGTTTTTTCCATTGATGAATTATTTCCATAACTTAATGTTCTTTTATAGTAACTCGTATATATAACTCGAAGCTGAAACCCACATCAGAATTATAAGGCTGGGTCGATGCAAGAGAAAAAGTATTGATGAAGAGATTATATTTGCCTTTTGAGTATGTCCTTTAAACCTACCAGTCCAAAGAGTGAAGTCCACAACAGTATTCCTAATGGTATTAGTACTTTGTTATTTCTTCAATTTCAAAACTTCCATAGGACGGTGAGAGCCACGGCTGGCTAGGTGAGCGGATCATGACTTGAGAGGTCATAGATGTTCTGAACTATTTCTATCGAGTTTGGAGGAATGAACCCTTGTAGGCTCCTTGCCTAGGTAGAAGATGAAGATATGATCATCATCTTCGTAGAGTGCTTGACTGCGTGCGCAAGCACTAGTTTGACCAATGTGCTTGCGAAGTAGATTGTCTTTGGTGTTTAGCTTCTCCTtgtacagaagccaacaaaaaaacACTTTGATGGGGACCCCTGTAGTTCTAAATTGGATCAACATTGAGGTCCTCGGTGCTACATATATTAGAGAACTGATAGATTGTACTTCCGAAAAGTAGAGGTGATCATGTATTTTCCAAGATAAAGGGTGATAGAAGATTATTTGGGATattaccactctcgagctctcctgGATACTGGAATACCGTAGTAAAAACTTCACGTGGCTTCTTGATGGAGGTCCTTGTTCTTCTTAAGAAATTGTTCATGATGCGTCATAGCAGCATGCAAACAAATTGATGAGATTCAAGAGAAAAGGGAAGTGACGACGAGAGAGATAGAAATTAGAGTGAGGAATCAAAACCTATTGTACCCAGAACAAATTCATGCAACCTCATTGCTAATGTACCCTATTTGCAAGAGCATCCTGGGCCTTTTTCTATATTCTTTTCTCTTTCAATTGTGCTTATCGACTGTTTGATGCTTATATATTTATGTtggatttttttatttatttaatgTTGGAGCACACAAGTAAATAGTATGCATTGGAAATATATATTAAAGGTGTGGACCTTTTTATGTGTGGTTTCTAAGGCAAAAGGCGAAGATTGATTAACATTTGGGAGAAATAACTTTGCACTTACCGTCCTTCCCTATATATCAGAACATTGTGGTATCGGCTCCTCTATGGCGGGTTCTTGCTCTTTAGTGCATTGATGGAGCATTCTTGCTCTGTTTGTggacttgcttatgttgcatcctaGAGCATGCAGACAAGCTGACGATATTTATTTAAGATAGAGATAATGATGGCGAGAAAGAGGGAGTTTGACTAAAATCTACACTATCTAGCATGCACGCACACAACTGTGTTGCTTACTTTGCTCACTTGCAAGAGCATCCTATACGTATTGTTTGTTTCTTTTCATTTTTAGTTATGCTTGTGTCATGCCtgatatttctctattttgatGAAATTACTATGGTTTAATATTTGACTACACATGTAATCAATGAGCATTGAAGAAATTAAAGATGAATAACTTTTTCTGTTATTTCTAAGACAAAGGGTGCATAGATGATAGGTTATATTTGAGATATTTACATTTCTTGATCTTACCGTGTTCTCCTGAATGAAAGAACGCTATGAGAGCAGCTCCTCAATGGAACATTATTGCACTTTAGCTCCTTGACGAAGCATTCTCTCTTTTTCTTATGAAATTATTCATGTTATGTCGTAGTGAATGCGTGACAAGTTGTTGAGATTTAAGCCAAAGAGAGAGTGGCAACGAGAAAGAGAGAAATTTGGAGAGAAGGACTAAAATATACTATAACTGGCATGAACTCACGCAACTTTTAGCACAATTTGCTCATTTCCAAAAGcatcattttttcctttttttcttggtTCTTTAATCTTTTACTCATGCTTGTGTCAACGGACTGGTGCTTCCCTATTTTGTTTGAATGTCTATACTTTTAATGGGTTTTTGACGAAACTATGCTTTTAATATTTCACTAAATGCATTATAGATAATGCTCTTTTGATAAACTCAACCTAGAGAACAATCCTTTGTGGTTTCCAATAAAAGAAACTTGCCAAGAAGATGGAATAGTACATTTGATTAATGATTATATTTCTCTAGAGCTTATGGTGTTGTACTAAATAAAGAAACATTGTAATGACTAATGATATATCTATCGTCTCTCTAGATATTAGCGTGTTCTCCAACATAAAAAGCACTGGCAAATGATGGCGTTTTGATCATAAGATGGTGCATTCGAGCGAATCAGTTATTGGTCCGGTGACTAGTTCTTGCTTTGCAGATGGAATATGTTTGAGTTCTTCACTTTTGAGCTTTATATATCATGTTCTCCTAGAAACTGAACATTGCTGCCTCATAACATTCTTATGGAACATTCTTGCTCTTcttacaaaattgttcatgttgcaTGGACTTCATCATGTCAAGCTTGGCTTTTTTTTCTCTTTAGAGAGAAAAGCCTTAGGCGAGGAAAAATATGTGCCCTCTTGTGATCTACATAGTTTTCAATCTATTGTCATAAGATAGTTAAGGTCGTTTCCATCTAAAATCATGCAAATTAAGCCAACCAAGTAGGCGGTGATAATTACACAAAAACAAACCAATTAATGCTTCTATGAGGGGGCCAAAGCAGCAAATGGTTCGGAACAAATCCGGCCAATCAATGTCACAACAGAGAAATTTGGAGCACCACAATTTTTTTCACATAGATCACGTGTATAGATTGTATAAAACAGAAAGAGTACGGAAACACATACATTGTTTCTAAATTCCTATGGTACATGCACATGAATCCCCCCTCATTAAACACTTTACAAATGTGCTCCTAGCTCACGGGTGCTTACATTTCGAGATTCCCCACATGGCAAAACTGTAATTTCTTTGTCAACCCTGTGGAAAACTCGACACGTATCCACTCGCGGAGCAAGATTCTTCGTTATTAGAAACAGAAAAGATCCAACAATAgagggaaacaaaacaaaaaaatcaaaTGACTCTGTTACATGTGATCTAGGAAGTGCATGCAACTTGTCTGGGGAAAACATAAAGAAAGTGCATACAAAGTCTCTCAAACAGAGAGAGGAAAAACAAAAGGGTGCGTGCAAAAACAATAGAGAATTTGCCAAGGGCTGGTTTGGAAGTGTGCCACATGCACCGTTGGTTGGGGCGTCGTTCTTAATTTGATGATGGAcccctttctctttctctctctcagcTTCCATGTACAGTGACCACACGCACCCTTCAGCGACGATGGAGCTTAGACGGCAAGCACTCAACAGAACCCATGGAGAAGAAATTAAGGGGCCGGGACGCAACGCCGCAACAGCAACGTGTGTCGTGCTGGGCACTTCACTTCGcttatacttcctccgtttctaaatatttgtctttctagacatttcaaatgattactacatacggatgtatgtagacatattttagagtgtagattcacttattttattttgtatgtagtcacttgttgaaatgcctagaaagacgagtatttaggaaaggagggagtatgtcgtGAGCTTCCATGCATGCACGTATGCATCTCCTCGCTTGTTCCTCCTCGGCGAGCAAATTAAAATTGATGGATCGCTTCTAGAATCTATCTGCCCAGCTAGGCTTCGATCGGCGATTTACCCCACGGTAAGATCGATGTGACGTTGTTGATTTAGTAAGCTCCAGCTGCTTTTACCTCATCCTTTGACAGCTTTAAAGTTAATTACCCATTTTATAACCGTTTTTCTCATCCACATTATCGCATGATCATGTGGaaaaagaaaggtagaaagaaaACTGCGACATACCACGCTACGCGTACCGGATGACAGGGACTCACCGTTAGATCAGCTACTGTATCGAAATAGCTAGCCCCCGTCACTAGAAATTCTCTTGCTTCTCCTCACGCCATATCACCCAAATTAATTTAGCTATTGAATATACTAGATGACTCCACAATGGCC encodes:
- the LOC119316398 gene encoding ABC transporter D family member 1-like — translated: MPSLQLLQLTERGRGLLASRRRTLAVVSGALVAGGALAYARSGRGQRRRGRPEAANDGDDALARNGERPGHSGTDGRLAGTTTSKRRKSALKSLHFLAAILLKKIGPNGTRYLLGLMLTAVLRTAVGHRLAKVQGFLFKAAFLRRVPTFTRLIIENLVLCFLQSAVYQTSKYLTGSLNLRFKKILTDLVHADYFQNMVYYKISHVDHRISNPEQRIASDIPKFCSELSELVQDDLAAVAEGLIYTWRLCSYASPKYMLWILGYILVAGGAIRNFSPAFGKMKSTEQHLEGEYRQLHSRLRTHAESVAFYGGEKREEYHIMHRFRALVGHLKHVLHENWWFGMIQDFFLKYFGATVAVVLIIEPFFSGDLRPDSSTLGRADMLSNLRYHTSVIIALFQSLGTLSISSRRLNILSGYADRIRELLDVSRELSGVRDRSLNHSSSVGNYISEANHIEFSGVKVVTPAGNVLVDDLTLRVETGSNLLITGPNGSGKSSLFRVLGGLWPLVSGHIVKPGVGSDLNKEIFYVPQRPYTAVGTLREQLIYPLTADQETEPLSYDGMVDLLKNVDLEYLLERYPLDKEVNWGDELSLGEQQRLGMARLFYHKPKFAILDECTSAVTIDMEERFCKKVRAMGTSCITISHRPALVAFHNIVLSLDGEGGWDVQHRRDDSSFYTEESELTSLETERKSDALTVQRAFMNRAKSNASLRSKDSYSTKVIANSPKLETGQAVRTPVIPHLQCSPRPLPLRAAAMLKILVPKLLDKQGGQLLSVALLIFSRTVISDRIASLNGTTVKFVLEQDKAAFVRLVGVSVLQSAANSFVAPSLRTLTSRLALGWRIRLTNHLLQYYLRKNAFYKVFNMSGKSIDADQRLTLDVDKLTTDLASLVTGMVKPLVDILWFTWRMKLLSGRRGVGILYAYMLLGLGFLRAISPDFGHLASEEQELEGTFRFMHSRLRTHAESIAFFGGGSREKAMVEAKFMKLLNHSKVLLRKQWLYGIVDDFVTKQLPHNVTWGLSLLYALEHKGDRALTSTQGELAHALRFLASVVSQSFIAFGDILELHKKFLELSGGINRIFELEEILRVAQKDTPVPSSAITAASDEIIEFHEVDIVTPSQKLLARKLSCSVVQGKSLLLTGPNGTGKSSVFRVLRDLWPAFSGRVTKPSEGMFHVPQSPYTSLGTLRDQIIYPLSREEAEMKILSLYKASNRSSAPELLDDHLKTVLVNVRLVYLLEREGWDSTPNWEDVLSLGEQQRLGMARLFFHHPKFGILDECTNATSVDVEEHLYRLATNMGITVITSSQRPALIPFHSVELKLIDGEGNWELCEIQH